A single Filimonas effusa DNA region contains:
- a CDS encoding aldo/keto reductase, which translates to MKKVKIGQTDLEVGRINFGGNVFGWTLNQEQSFEILDAFVAGGFNFIDTADMYSYWVEGKGGGQSETIIGNWMKSRGNRDKIVLATKVGGETGLHPIDTSKAHILKTVDESLKRLQTDHIDLYYTHFDDEKTPVEETLSAYDEIIKAGKVRYVAASNLSPARLTASIELAEKEGLPRYQALQPHYNLVERAKYELEYAPLAAKYNLTVFPYWSLASGFLSGKYRSIEDLGKSKRGGASKKYLNEKGLGVLNALDAVAAKHEAALTSVALAWLLAQPNIGAPIVSATSTEQLQALFAATELVLDDQDLAQLNEASK; encoded by the coding sequence GGTGAAAATCGGACAAACTGATCTGGAAGTAGGCCGCATTAATTTTGGCGGGAATGTTTTTGGCTGGACGTTGAACCAGGAGCAGTCTTTTGAGATCCTGGATGCTTTTGTTGCGGGCGGTTTTAATTTTATTGATACTGCCGATATGTATTCCTATTGGGTAGAAGGGAAAGGGGGAGGACAATCGGAAACAATCATCGGAAACTGGATGAAGTCAAGGGGGAATCGTGATAAAATTGTGCTGGCTACCAAAGTTGGCGGAGAAACCGGGCTGCATCCCATAGATACAAGCAAGGCGCATATACTGAAAACTGTAGATGAGTCGTTGAAACGGCTGCAAACAGATCATATAGACCTATATTATACCCATTTTGATGATGAGAAAACGCCTGTAGAGGAAACCTTATCGGCTTATGACGAAATTATCAAAGCGGGTAAGGTGCGTTATGTTGCGGCTTCCAATTTATCTCCTGCGAGGCTTACAGCGTCGATAGAGCTGGCTGAAAAGGAGGGTTTACCCAGGTACCAGGCTTTGCAGCCACATTACAACCTGGTAGAGCGCGCTAAATATGAATTGGAGTACGCGCCGCTGGCCGCAAAGTATAATCTGACCGTATTTCCTTACTGGTCGCTTGCTTCGGGTTTCCTGTCGGGGAAATACCGTTCTATAGAAGATCTTGGTAAAAGCAAACGTGGCGGTGCTTCAAAAAAATATCTCAATGAAAAAGGACTGGGCGTTTTAAATGCACTGGATGCGGTAGCTGCGAAGCATGAGGCTGCACTTACCAGTGTGGCATTGGCATGGTTACTGGCTCAGCCTAATATAGGGGCTCCCATCGTTAGCGCTACAAGCACGGAGCAACTTCAGGCTTTATTTGCTGCTACGGAACTGGTGTTAGACGACCAGGATCTGGCGCAATTGAATGAAGCCAGCAAATAA
- a CDS encoding SPW repeat domain-containing protein, producing MRFIPTKIHGILDYIMGVILVTPWISYYEGVPKLLPSLAGLFILVYSLITDYELGFVKLISMKTHLVFDFIIGALLIVSPWLFNFSDALIAPFVIAGSVTLVVTLLTKPKPSDKPTEAQANHSREMKGANIR from the coding sequence ATGCGATTCATACCTACAAAGATCCATGGCATATTGGATTACATTATGGGCGTCATCCTGGTAACACCCTGGATCTCTTATTACGAAGGTGTTCCAAAGCTACTGCCTTCGTTGGCAGGTTTATTCATTCTCGTCTATAGTCTTATTACTGATTATGAATTGGGTTTTGTTAAACTAATATCAATGAAAACCCACCTGGTATTCGATTTCATTATCGGTGCACTGCTGATTGTATCACCATGGCTCTTTAACTTCTCCGACGCTCTTATCGCGCCATTTGTAATTGCAGGATCAGTAACCCTGGTGGTAACATTGCTTACCAAACCCAAACCCTCCGATAAACCAACAGAAGCCCAGGCAAACCATTCCCGTGAAATGAAAGGCGCCAATATCCGGTAA
- a CDS encoding PNPOx family protein, with translation MPSNRIPDNIWNFISQQHVVAVTASAAGELWSACLFYAPHNKTQTLYVLTEETTRHARLMLENNIISGTIHNNTREAKQIQGIQFKGFITKLNDPEMFAAREYYQQQFRIASSLPPHPVWKITMTEIKFTDNTETFGSKYYWNPE, from the coding sequence ATGCCATCAAACCGCATCCCGGATAATATCTGGAACTTCATCAGCCAGCAGCATGTAGTAGCTGTAACAGCATCAGCTGCAGGAGAGCTATGGAGTGCATGCCTCTTTTACGCCCCTCACAACAAAACGCAAACGTTATATGTATTAACGGAAGAAACAACCCGCCATGCCCGGTTGATGCTTGAAAATAACATCATCAGCGGCACCATTCATAATAACACCCGCGAAGCAAAACAAATTCAGGGTATACAGTTCAAAGGCTTCATTACCAAGCTGAACGATCCTGAAATGTTTGCTGCCCGTGAATACTATCAGCAACAGTTCCGCATTGCTTCATCACTGCCACCACACCCGGTTTGGAAAATAACCATGACGGAGATCAAATTCACTGATAACACAGAAACTTTCGGTAGTAAATATTACTGGAACCCGGAGTAA